TCCCTGCAGGTAGTATATATTTCCCAGGTTGACCATGGCGGGGACATATTCACTGATCCTGAGTATGGCCCTGAACTGCTCCGCCGCTTTATCCAGCACACCGAAGCGGGCATAGAGAATCCCCAGCTTGTTCCTGGTCCAGACGGTATTTGTCGCCGAGGCGAGCTGTCCATTCAGTTCAATTACCCTGGGTTCGATCTGCCGGTTGATAAAGGTAATCAGGGCCTTCCGGTAGTTTTCCATCAGCCGATCCTCGTTGGGAAGCATGATGCCTGCTCCCCCTGCTGCGAAACCGACGGGTTCATAAAGCTTCCAGGCCTCCCGGACGGAATAGAAACCGGCTGTTCCGGCCTCACTGGTCTCCCGCCACTCCCTGGCGCCGATCTGCCAGGATTTCAGGAAGCCTTCACGCACAAGGGTTATTTCCACGGGAATCCAGGTATCATCTTCACGAAAGATCAGTTCCCGGGTGTCAATAAACAGCTTCTCCGCCTGCTCCGGGGCCATTCCAAGGGCAAAGGCCATGTAGATGTGACCGGGGGCGGTTATAAAAGCCGTCCTGATTCCCACTGACTCCAGCAGAGCTGCATACAGAATGGAGAGATCGTCGCAGTCTCCCGCCTTGTAGGCGATGGACTGGTTCGGAAACTGAAGATAATCAAGGGCTTCTTTGTTGGCAGAGAATTCGGCATAGGGAGTAGTCGGGTCCTGAACATATCCCATGCCGTATACTCCCAGGGCTTCGTAAACGCCAAGGGCGGTGCGAAAGTTTTCGTTGATGGCGGTGGATTTATCGGAACCCACAACGGCGGCGACGTTCTTGGCAAAACTCATGACCAGGGGGTCCCGGGCGGTAACGAAGGCCGCAGCCTTGCGGTCATCATCCCAGGTCATGGCGTTCCGGTTATTTACGATTACGGTAACCGGTACGGTGGTACTCATGGATGTTCCGATATAGTCGTACTCCAGCAGCAGTTCCCCCGCGACCTTGGTGCCTTCGGTCACCCGGAATATCTCCTCGGAAAACAGGGCATATACAGGAACCGTCTCCTGTGCACCGGCCGGAAAGGTCCTGTACTCGGCGCACAGCTTCGGCTGGTCCATAAACTGCCGGACATAAAAACTGACCTTAAGGCTGTTCAGGGGTAAGGAGTCCCGGTTTTCCAGGTGAAGTACACCGGCGGGGTTATTTTCGTAATAAGAATAAAAAAGCGGAAATATGGGTATAAGCTCCGGGACATAGTAGAGGTCTGCCCCCCTGGAGGCGCCCCCAAGCTGGTAACGGACCCCCAGACCAAAACTCAGCCCCTGAAGGGCAGACTCACCGCTTGTCATATAATCACGATACTCGGCATCCAGACCAATGCTCAAACCCGGATTTATACGGTAGGCGGCAAAGGCCCCTCCCCCCCAGAAAGGATCACGTACGGACCCAGCTTCTATAATTCCCATATAGATACCGCCGAAACCCCGAAGTCCCAGATTCAGACGGGCTATCGGCTGATACTGTAATCCGAGACTTGGCCCGATACTGAGAAAACTGGCGTTCTGATCGGAACCGTTTATCGGTACCACCGTTGCATCCAGCAGAAGTCCGGAAAGAAGATACGGCAGAGAAGACGGAGTATAGGTACCTTCGAGGCTGACGCCTCCGCCGGCGGTGTAAAAGGCGGTTCCATCATCCAGCTCGGGACCAAGGGGTACAGTAAGCATGGGCCGGGCGCTTATGTTTATATCTCCGGACTGGCAAAAAATAAAACCGGAACACAGGAGCAGCAAGGCGGGGAGCATTCCATACTTTTTCATAGCCGTCACCTACCAGGCATTATTTGCAGGCAAATGCCGAAGCTCAACAAAGCAGGCAGGACTAAGGTCTTTGTCTACCTACAAGTATAGCACTTTTTTGCGAATGTGCCAGAATACTGCTGCTGTTTCTCCCGGCTTTCTTCGTACGTACTGCTCTTCTTACACCTTGTTTTCTCCTGAGCTTTGAGGTATATTGCAGATCACAAATAAACAGTATGAGCAGATTACCTATTATTGATCAGGACTGGATTAAAGTACGCGCCACAAACCTCAAGTATTACGATAATATCGAGCTGTATTTCAAGAATCCCTTCGGCAAGATCGTCCTGTACAAACCTGCGGGTATGAATTTCACCGATGAGAGCCTTAAAAAGAAGCCTT
Above is a genomic segment from Marispirochaeta aestuarii containing:
- a CDS encoding tetratricopeptide repeat protein, giving the protein MKKYGMLPALLLLCSGFIFCQSGDINISARPMLTVPLGPELDDGTAFYTAGGGVSLEGTYTPSSLPYLLSGLLLDATVVPINGSDQNASFLSIGPSLGLQYQPIARLNLGLRGFGGIYMGIIEAGSVRDPFWGGGAFAAYRINPGLSIGLDAEYRDYMTSGESALQGLSFGLGVRYQLGGASRGADLYYVPELIPIFPLFYSYYENNPAGVLHLENRDSLPLNSLKVSFYVRQFMDQPKLCAEYRTFPAGAQETVPVYALFSEEIFRVTEGTKVAGELLLEYDYIGTSMSTTVPVTVIVNNRNAMTWDDDRKAAAFVTARDPLVMSFAKNVAAVVGSDKSTAINENFRTALGVYEALGVYGMGYVQDPTTPYAEFSANKEALDYLQFPNQSIAYKAGDCDDLSILYAALLESVGIRTAFITAPGHIYMAFALGMAPEQAEKLFIDTRELIFREDDTWIPVEITLVREGFLKSWQIGAREWRETSEAGTAGFYSVREAWKLYEPVGFAAGGAGIMLPNEDRLMENYRKALITFINRQIEPRVIELNGQLASATNTVWTRNKLGILYARFGVLDKAAEQFRAILRISEYVPAMVNLGNIYYLQGEMSRALEYYDRASRTAPNNSKALLGVARASYELERYDETDRALQKLRSTAPGLASEFAYLGSAQEGTGRASQALKREVGSWDEEE